The following are encoded together in the Pseudomonadota bacterium genome:
- a CDS encoding F0F1 ATP synthase subunit epsilon, giving the protein MSEGTFQLKVFSGRGLEVEAEVRSVNVPSETGELGFLAKHCEYVGLISTGIAQYVDATDAAPQRFIASGGICTFSNNVLTLLADFVDLPASLDKGPLSDDVELLRTQLKSLSQFDPEWELLSHRVARIEAIRELAAK; this is encoded by the coding sequence ATGTCAGAGGGAACGTTTCAGTTAAAGGTATTTTCTGGTCGGGGACTTGAGGTCGAGGCCGAGGTGCGTTCTGTGAATGTACCCTCTGAGACCGGTGAGCTCGGGTTTCTTGCTAAGCACTGCGAATACGTAGGTCTTATCTCGACCGGCATAGCTCAGTACGTTGATGCTACGGATGCAGCGCCGCAGAGATTTATCGCCTCAGGTGGTATCTGTACCTTTAGTAATAACGTACTAACCCTTCTGGCAGATTTCGTCGATCTCCCAGCATCGTTGGATAAGGGCCCGCTCTCAGATGATGTTGAGCTACTAAGAACGCAGCTTAAATCTCTCAGCCAGTTTGACCCGGAGTGGGAGTTGCTTTCACACCGAGTTGCGCGAATTGAGGCTATACGAGAGCTAGCGGCTAAGTAG